The Klebsiella africana sequence AGCTGACGGGAGGCCCCCGTAGGCCGGGTCATGCGCAGCCGCCACCCGGCAGAAGAGCTTATCCCGCCTGCACCATAACTTTCAGCAGCGTATCCAGCAGGCCGGGAAAACGGGCATCCAGATCTTCCCGGCGCAGCGAAATCATGTTCTCCCGCCCCTGAGGCCGCTGCCAGATCACACCGCTGTCGCGCAGGACGCGCCAGTGGTGGGTCATGGTGGACTTGG is a genomic window containing:
- a CDS encoding ArsR/SmtB family transcription factor, whose product is MIANHPEREQIRLENVLSALGNPLRLEIIRTLADGSEQSCNALRQEEVAKSTMTHHWRVLRDSGVIWQRPQGRENMISLRREDLDARFPGLLDTLLKVMVQAG